The uncultured Flavobacterium sp. DNA window GCTCGGGTCGTGGCAAAACAAAAATAAAAATAAACTTTGCGTCTTCGCGCCTTCGTGGCAAAAATAGCTTAGTGCCTTTGTGGCTAATAAAAAAGAAAATGGAAAAAGTAAAAGCCAAAAAACATTTAGGACAACACTTCCTGAAAGACGAAAGTATCGCCAAAGCAATTGCAGATACTTTAAGCTTAAAAGGATATGATGAGGTTTTAGAAATAGGACCAGGAATGGGTGTGTTGACTAAGTATTTGCTTGACAAACCAATTAATACACACGTGATAGAGATTGATGGAGAATCTGTAGTGTATTTGGGTGAAAATTATCCAAAATTAAAAGATAAGATAATCTCTCAGGATTTCCTGAAATACAATATAAACGAGGTTTACGAAAATAAACAATTCGCTATTATTGGGAATTTTCCCTATAACATTTCGACGCAAATCGTTTTTAGAACTTTAGAATTTAAACATCAGATTCCGGAGTTTTCGGGGATGTTTCAAAAAGAAGTGGCTGAACGAATATGCGAGAAAAAAGGCTCAAAGGCATACGGAATTTTATCCGTATTAGCCCAGGCTTTCTATGATACTGAGTACCTGTTTACAGTAGATGAAAACGTTTTTATTCCTCCGCCCAAGGTGAAATCGGGTGTGATGAAAATGACTCGAAAGGAAGATTATAGCCTTCCATGCGGAGAAAAGTTATTTTTTACGGTTGTAAAAACGGCTTTTCAGCAAAGACGAAAAACATTACGTAACAGTTTGAAAACATTAAATTTATCAGATCAATTGCGAGAAGACACTATCTTTGATAAACGTCCGGAGCAATTAAGCGTAGAAGAATTTATTGTTTTGACTCAAAAAATAGAAGCCGATGGAGTTTAAAATCAGTAAAGAGCTTACAAAACAAATAGCTCAACTCATTCAAGCTAAAAACAACAAAGAGCTCGAGATCTTATTAAATGACATGCATCACGCGGATTTCGCTGAAATTCTTGATGAAATTGACATTGATGAGGCAACTTATATTTTTAAGGTTTTAGATAGTGAAAAAACCGCAGAGATTCTTCTGGAATTAGAAGATGATTTACGGGAACAAATCTTAAACCGACTTTCGCCTAAAGAAATCGCCGAAGAGCTTGATGAACTTGAAACCAATGATGCGGCAGATATTATTGGAGAACTTTCTAAAGATAGAAAAGCCGAAGTAATCTCAGAGCTTCAGGACGTAGAACACGCAAAAGGAATCGTTGATTTATTGCGTTACGACGAAGATACTGCCGGTGGTATCATGCATAAAGAGTTGGTGAAAGTCAACGAAAACTGGAACGTACTTACTTGCGTGAAAGAAATGCGTATTCAGGCTGAAAATGTTTCGAGAGTTCATTCTATTTATGTTGTTGATGATGAAAATAGACTTAAAGGCAGATTGTCGCTTAAAGATTTATTGACGACTTCGACCAAAACTCAGATTTCTGATATTTATATTAGAAAATTATATTCTGTAAATGTTGAAACGCCGGATGTTGAGGTAGCCCGAATTATGGATAAATACGACTTGGAGGCAATTCCGGTTGTAGATGAATTAGGACGTTTAGTAGGTCGCATTACAATTGACGATATTATTGACGTCATCAAAGATGAAATAGAAAAAAGAGATACTGAAGACATTCAGAAATTTGGGGGACTTGAAGCATTAGAATTGCCTTATGTTCAAACCCGTCTTGGTGAAATGGTCAAAAAGAGAGCAACATGGTTAGTTGTTTTATTTATTGGAGAAATGTTTACAGCATCTGCAATGGGTTTCTTTGAAGGAGAAATCGAAAAAGCAGTTGTATTGGCATTATTTGTTCCGCTTATTATTTCGAGTGGAGGAAATTCAGGTTCTCAGGCTGCGACACTTATCATTCGTGCAATGGCGTTGAAAGAGCTAACACTAAAGGATTGGTGGTATGTAATGAAAAAAGAAATCGCATCAGGTTTTTTGTTAGGAGCAATCTTGGGAATTGTTGGTTTTATTCGAATTTTAGTTTGGCAACAAACCGGACTTTACGAATATGGAGAACATTGGTTAGCTATTGGGGCGACGGTTTCACTTTCATTAGTGTTTATTGTTTTGTGGGGAACACTTTCCGGATCAATGATACCTTTTTTACTGAAAAGACTTAAATTGGATCCCGCGACTTCATCGGCACCATTTGTAGCTACTTTGGTAGACGTAACAGGATTAGTTATTTATTTTACTATCGCTTCTTTGTTACTAAAAGGAAAACTGCTCTAAGAATAATATAGATGTGTAAATTTTGTGCAAGGTTTGTTCATTACGACCACAAATTTCAAGAAAGTGATTTGGGACTTTGACACCCGAGCGACAGCGAACGGACGAAGTAAAGAGTTGCTAACTTAAATTGTCTATAGAGGAATGCGGATTAAACGGATTTTTCATCTATTATTTTTAAAAATCCGTTTTCATCCGCGTTTTTACTTTTGTAAATCCGTATCATCCGCGTTCCTTTCGCAAAGAGTTAGATAGAATAATGCTTTTGGAATAGCCAGAATGATTTTTGGCTTTTAGATTTTTGCCACAAATTGATAGATTGCAGTGATTTAAAATCTGTAAAATCTGCGTAATTTACATGCCGAAAAATCTGCTATTAACCAACCAAAAATAAATCAAAAAACCAACCAAGAATGAAAGTACACATAATTGGGGGAGGAAACCTAGGAGTTTCTATCGCCTTGGGAATTGCAAAATTCTCAAAAAGTAACCAGGTTACGGTTACACGAAGAAATACAGCAAGTATTCAATACTTATCAGAGTACGGAATCACAGTTTCATCTGATAACAAACATAATATTCAAGAAGCCGATGTGGTGATTTTAACTATAAAACCATATCAGGTTGATACCGTTTTTGCTGAAATCTTACCGGTAATCAAAGGAAAAACTATTGCGTCAGCAGTTAGCGGATTATCTCTGGATATGCTTCAGGAAAAAACAAATAACGAATATCCGGTAATACGCATTATGCCAAATATTGCTGCACAATTTGGTGAGTCG harbors:
- the rsmA gene encoding 16S rRNA (adenine(1518)-N(6)/adenine(1519)-N(6))-dimethyltransferase RsmA, translated to MEKVKAKKHLGQHFLKDESIAKAIADTLSLKGYDEVLEIGPGMGVLTKYLLDKPINTHVIEIDGESVVYLGENYPKLKDKIISQDFLKYNINEVYENKQFAIIGNFPYNISTQIVFRTLEFKHQIPEFSGMFQKEVAERICEKKGSKAYGILSVLAQAFYDTEYLFTVDENVFIPPPKVKSGVMKMTRKEDYSLPCGEKLFFTVVKTAFQQRRKTLRNSLKTLNLSDQLREDTIFDKRPEQLSVEEFIVLTQKIEADGV
- the mgtE gene encoding magnesium transporter, which produces MEFKISKELTKQIAQLIQAKNNKELEILLNDMHHADFAEILDEIDIDEATYIFKVLDSEKTAEILLELEDDLREQILNRLSPKEIAEELDELETNDAADIIGELSKDRKAEVISELQDVEHAKGIVDLLRYDEDTAGGIMHKELVKVNENWNVLTCVKEMRIQAENVSRVHSIYVVDDENRLKGRLSLKDLLTTSTKTQISDIYIRKLYSVNVETPDVEVARIMDKYDLEAIPVVDELGRLVGRITIDDIIDVIKDEIEKRDTEDIQKFGGLEALELPYVQTRLGEMVKKRATWLVVLFIGEMFTASAMGFFEGEIEKAVVLALFVPLIISSGGNSGSQAATLIIRAMALKELTLKDWWYVMKKEIASGFLLGAILGIVGFIRILVWQQTGLYEYGEHWLAIGATVSLSLVFIVLWGTLSGSMIPFLLKRLKLDPATSSAPFVATLVDVTGLVIYFTIASLLLKGKLL